From Triticum aestivum cultivar Chinese Spring chromosome 4A, IWGSC CS RefSeq v2.1, whole genome shotgun sequence, a single genomic window includes:
- the LOC123084737 gene encoding flavonoid O-methyltransferase-like protein Os11g0303600 encodes MAAHAPTMAVPTDAQLIQAQADLWRHSLCHLTAIALRCAVQLGIPTAIHRLGGTTSLPELVTALSLPPSKTPYLGRVLRLLATSGALASPKEGTYSLVPLSYLLVDGVFIDGEASQKAIVLATTSRHYIEAALGLADWFKKDIAPSPSPFEDVHGATLFEESMALLDPESDKVFHEALAAHDHLGISTILRECHDLFKGVQSLTNCCGGDGTTARAIVKAFPHIKCNVLDLPKVIEKVPSDGIINYVAGDLFHTIPPAQSVMLKLVLHFWNDEDCINILAQCKKAIPSREMGGKVIVIDIVVGSSSKEMLETQLLVDMLMLVCTRGRQRDENDWSTIFTKAGFSDYKIFKKLGPRGVIEVYP; translated from the exons ACAGCCTGTGCCACCTCACGGCCATAGCACTCAGGTGCGCTGTCCAGCTCGGTATCCCTACTGCGATACACCGACTCGGCGGCACAACATCGTTGCCCGAGCTTGTCACCGCACTGTCCCTCCCACCATCTAAGACACCATACCTTGGCCGTGTCTTGCGGTTGCTGGCCACATCAGGCGCCTTAGCATCCCCTAAGGAGGGGACCTACTCCCTCGTCCCGCTATCATATCTCCTGGTGGATGGTGTATTCATTGATGGTGAGGCTAGCCAGAAGGCCATTGTGCTTGCCACAACCTCAAGACATTACATAGAGGCGGCCTTGGGGCTAGCTGACTGGTTCAAGAAGGACATCGCACCATCGCCATCACCATTTGAGGATGTGCACGGTGCCACACTCTTCGAGGAGAGTATGGCGCTCCTCGACCCAGAGTCAGACAAGGTGTTCCATGAAGCTCTGGCTGCCCATGACCATTTGGGGATCAGCACCATATTGCGGGAATGCCATGACTTATTCAAGGGGGTGCAGTCACTCACCAATTGTTGTGGTGGTGATGGAACGACGGCTAGGGCTATTGTCAAGGCCTTCCCGCATATCAAGTGCAATGTGTTGGACCTTCCGAAGGTGATTGAGAAAGTCCCGAGTGATGGTATCATTAACTATGTCGCTGGTGACCTATTCCATACCATTCCACCTGCTCAATCTGTGATGCTTAAG CTTGTTCTGCACTTCTGGAACGACGAAGATTGCATCAATATCCTGGCTCAATGCAAGAAGGCCATTCCGTCCCGCGAAATGGGGGGAAAGGTTATTGTCATAGATATAGTAGTCGGCTCATCATCCAAAGAAATGTTAGAAACCCAACTGTTGGTGGATATGCTCATGTTAGTATGTACAAGAGGACGTCAACGAGATGAAAATGACTGGAGCACAATCTTTACAAAAGCAGGATTTAGCGACTATAAAATCTTCAAGAAACTGGGACCTCGAGGTGTCATCGAGGTCTATCCTTAA
- the LOC123084738 gene encoding dirigent protein 1 — protein sequence MANSGALILLISLVLLAGAAYIRREPGHADGSFADTHLHFFMHDAYDGPRPTAALIVTGREPLPLPSDDGATGGQATSSSPRRFGDIAVMNNALTEGPERGSVRVGTAQGFTVRVAEHGAVNDLSLHLVLEAGEYGGSSLAVKGRVDTGAAVRESIIVGGTGRFRFATGYALSRSYDYDVANGGVVEIDVYVQLRLV from the coding sequence ATGGCTAACTCGGGCGCCTTGATCCTTCTCATCTCATTGGTCCTGCTAGCCGGGGCTGCCTACATCCGCCGTGAGCCAGGCCACGCGGACGGAAGCTTCGCCGACACACACCTCCACTTCTTCATGCACGACGCTTACGACGGCCCGCGCCCCACGGCCGCGCTCATCGTCACCGGAAGGGAGCCGCTCCCACTACCGTCTGACGACGGCGCCACCGGCGGGCAGGCAACCTCCTCCTCCCCGCGGAGGTTCGGCGACATCGCCGTGATGAACAACGCGCTCACGGAGGGGCCCGAGCGCGGCAGCGTACGAGTCGGCACGGCGCAGGGGTTCACCGTGCGCGTCGCCGAGCACGGCGCCGTGAACGACCTGAGCCTGCACCTCGTGCTCGAGGCCGGCGAGTACGGGGGAAGCTCGCTGGCGGTGAAGGGCAGGGTGGACACGGGCGCCGCGGTGCGCGAGTCCATAATCGTCGGCGGCACCGGCCGCTTCCGCTTCGCGACGGGCTACGCGCTGAGCAGGAGCTACGACTACGACGTCGCCAACGGAGGAGTCGTGGAGATCGATGTGTACGTGCAGCTTCGACTAGTTTAA